Proteins encoded together in one Mycolicibacter minnesotensis window:
- the mycP gene encoding type VII secretion-associated serine protease mycosin, whose amino-acid sequence MQRTRIARLVAVAAVVAAMGAPPANAVAPPPIDSRLLPAPAPAAPARPTVQRTVCTVGSLSPDSSPTQLDDLDLAAVWALTRGAGQRVAVIDTGVAAHRRLPGLIGGGDYVSTGDGTRDCDGHGTMVAGIIAAATDPASDRFSGVAPLATVIGIRASSAQFAAFGDAPGIGDVDTLARAVRTAADLGASVINISSVACRPARSGLDDRPLGAALAYAVEVKNSVVVAAAGNSDEGCDAGEPMIVSPAWYDDYVLTVASMDPHGVASAFTLPGPWVDVAAPGETVLSLSTVGDAMANRLDGSVLRGTSFAAPVVSGLAALIRSRFPQWTPRQVMDRIKATAHHPPGGRDDVVGAGAVDPLAALTFESATSHDPLRSAPPQPGPAPERDRAAAGAPAGLPTAIVGTAVLLALLLAAVTGRAVLGRGRRRDLVAPGPD is encoded by the coding sequence GTGCAGCGCACCCGGATTGCTCGGCTGGTGGCGGTCGCGGCGGTCGTGGCCGCAATGGGCGCACCGCCGGCCAACGCGGTAGCACCGCCGCCCATCGACAGCCGACTGTTGCCCGCGCCGGCGCCGGCTGCGCCGGCACGCCCCACGGTGCAGCGCACGGTGTGCACGGTCGGCTCGTTGAGTCCGGACAGCTCGCCGACCCAGCTCGACGACCTGGACCTGGCCGCCGTCTGGGCGCTGACCCGTGGCGCCGGCCAACGGGTCGCGGTGATCGACACCGGTGTTGCGGCGCACCGACGGCTGCCCGGCCTGATCGGCGGCGGCGACTATGTTTCCACCGGCGACGGCACCCGCGATTGCGACGGACACGGCACCATGGTCGCCGGAATCATCGCGGCTGCAACCGATCCCGCATCGGATCGATTCAGCGGGGTGGCGCCGCTGGCCACCGTGATCGGCATCCGGGCATCCAGTGCACAATTCGCCGCATTCGGCGATGCTCCCGGCATCGGCGATGTCGACACCCTGGCCCGGGCGGTACGTACCGCAGCCGACCTGGGTGCGTCGGTGATCAACATCTCCTCGGTGGCCTGCCGGCCGGCACGTTCCGGACTCGACGACCGGCCGCTGGGGGCCGCCCTGGCATATGCGGTAGAGGTCAAGAACAGCGTCGTCGTGGCGGCAGCTGGCAATTCCGACGAAGGCTGTGACGCTGGGGAACCCATGATCGTCAGCCCGGCCTGGTACGACGACTACGTGCTCACCGTCGCCTCGATGGATCCCCACGGCGTCGCGTCGGCGTTCACCCTTCCCGGGCCGTGGGTGGACGTGGCCGCTCCCGGCGAAACAGTGCTCTCGTTGAGCACCGTCGGCGACGCGATGGCCAACCGCCTCGACGGCTCAGTGTTACGCGGCACCAGTTTCGCTGCGCCGGTGGTGAGCGGTCTGGCGGCGCTGATCCGCTCGCGGTTCCCCCAGTGGACGCCGCGGCAGGTGATGGACCGCATCAAGGCGACCGCCCACCACCCACCGGGCGGCCGCGATGATGTGGTCGGCGCTGGTGCGGTGGATCCATTGGCGGCGCTCACCTTTGAGTCGGCCACGTCCCACGATCCGCTCCGGTCGGCCCCACCTCAGCCCGGCCCCGCGCCGGAGCGCGATCGTGCGGCTGCTGGCGCGCCCGCCGGGCTGCCCACCGCGATCGTCGGCACGGCGGTGCTGCTGGCGTTGCTCCTGGCAGCCGTCACGGGCCGGGCAGTGCTGGGCCGGGGGCGCCGCCGAGACCTTGTAGCGCCTGGTCCCGACTGA
- the eccB gene encoding type VII secretion protein EccB, with amino-acid sequence MPGRSSTQLQLSAHRFLARRMERALRCGLVMGAPVPGRAALSLGSLLSTLLGAGMVVLAVLQPQPGLGDAPIVLDRATGALYARIGDTLYPVYNLASARLIAGAADPRPVDGAAVGRARRGPPLGIPGAPGGIGVALPAAVTWSLCEDSHGVTLIVGVEPPQSARLDPRQPILVSSESGSTYLLRNGRRAAVGGTDPLLDSSVPRPVTALLLNVIPEVPPAVSEDPADRHEVGLTPATLCAHWRADDPAGITLSSGVRLPAGETPTALAGADGSGPALDGIYLPAGHIAYVRAVDTAGHPSGSGYLITDIGVRFTVDDAGAARSLGLPAVAAGVPWPMLAGLPAGPRLSRDQALQGLGGAPGPALPGP; translated from the coding sequence ATGCCCGGGCGATCGTCGACGCAGCTTCAGCTCAGCGCGCACCGCTTCCTGGCCCGCCGGATGGAGCGGGCGCTGCGGTGCGGACTGGTCATGGGCGCCCCCGTCCCCGGTCGAGCGGCCCTGAGCCTGGGTTCGCTTCTGAGCACGCTCCTGGGCGCAGGCATGGTGGTGCTGGCCGTCCTACAACCGCAGCCGGGGCTGGGCGACGCGCCCATCGTGCTCGATCGCGCGACCGGCGCGCTCTATGCCCGGATCGGCGACACCCTGTATCCGGTCTATAACCTCGCCTCGGCCCGGCTGATCGCCGGTGCAGCCGATCCGCGACCGGTGGACGGCGCCGCGGTCGGCCGGGCTCGGCGAGGGCCGCCGTTGGGGATTCCCGGTGCGCCGGGCGGGATCGGGGTGGCACTGCCGGCCGCCGTCACGTGGTCGCTATGTGAGGACTCGCACGGCGTCACCCTCATCGTCGGCGTCGAACCACCGCAATCGGCCCGCCTCGACCCCCGGCAGCCGATCCTGGTCAGCTCCGAATCCGGGTCAACCTATCTGCTCCGCAACGGACGCCGCGCTGCCGTCGGTGGGACCGACCCACTGCTGGACTCCAGCGTGCCCCGACCCGTCACCGCCCTACTGCTCAACGTGATCCCCGAAGTCCCGCCGGCGGTATCGGAGGATCCGGCGGACCGTCACGAGGTGGGCTTAACCCCGGCCACCCTGTGCGCACACTGGCGTGCCGACGACCCGGCCGGCATCACCTTGTCCAGCGGGGTGCGCCTGCCGGCGGGGGAGACGCCGACAGCGCTGGCCGGGGCAGACGGATCGGGCCCCGCCCTGGACGGGATCTATCTGCCTGCCGGACACATCGCCTACGTGCGTGCGGTCGACACAGCCGGCCACCCCAGCGGCAGCGGCTATCTGATCACCGACATCGGGGTGCGGTTCACCGTTGACGACGCCGGCGCGGCGCGCAGTCTGGGGCTGCCCGCGGTGGCGGCTGGGGTGCCGTGGCCGATGCTGGCTGGATTGCCGGCCGGCCCGCGGCTCAGTCGGGACCAGGCGCTACAAGGTCTCGGCGGCGCCCCCGGCCCAGCACTGCCCGGCCCGTGA
- a CDS encoding cutinase family protein, whose product MRFVQVSSIFSAALMASALLALPAVSPSAPSVTPVASAYDCPDVEVIFARGTSEPPGVGRVGRALIDSLRQQTSKKVDEYAVNYPAGRLQLGGGDGANDVIKRVKAAADVCPNTQLVLGGYSQGASVIDIVTGTQVGGISWGNQLPAQYADQIVAVTTFGNPADRTGGPISVQSALFGSKALDLCNPGDPICHEGPGNEWTDHTDGYIPALTSQAANFIAGRLRTPGPELTLAP is encoded by the coding sequence ATGCGTTTTGTTCAGGTGAGCAGCATCTTTTCCGCGGCCTTGATGGCAAGCGCACTGCTGGCGCTCCCGGCCGTGTCTCCATCTGCCCCGAGCGTCACCCCGGTGGCGTCGGCCTACGACTGCCCGGACGTCGAGGTGATCTTCGCCCGCGGCACCAGCGAGCCACCCGGCGTCGGACGGGTCGGCCGGGCGCTCATCGACTCACTGCGCCAGCAGACGTCCAAGAAGGTCGACGAGTACGCGGTCAACTACCCGGCCGGCCGGTTGCAGCTGGGGGGCGGCGACGGAGCCAATGACGTGATCAAGCGGGTCAAGGCCGCGGCCGACGTCTGCCCCAACACCCAACTGGTGCTGGGCGGCTATTCGCAGGGCGCGTCGGTCATCGACATCGTCACCGGTACGCAGGTGGGTGGCATCAGCTGGGGCAACCAATTGCCCGCGCAGTATGCCGACCAGATCGTGGCGGTGACCACTTTCGGCAATCCAGCCGATCGCACCGGCGGGCCGATCAGCGTGCAAAGCGCCTTGTTCGGTTCCAAGGCGCTGGACCTGTGCAATCCGGGGGATCCGATCTGCCATGAGGGCCCCGGCAATGAATGGACCGATCACACTGACGGCTACATTCCTGCCCTGACCAGCCAGGCGGCGAACTTCATCGCAGGCCGACTGCGGACCCCCGGACCAGAGCTCACGCTGGCACCGTGA
- a CDS encoding cutinase family protein, with amino-acid sequence MKATRILAAGAAVVALLIDPHASGMPTASADGCPDVEVVFARGTSEPPGLGRVGEGLVNSLRGQTSRSVGSYAVNYPASYDFGRAADGANDASGHVMWMVENCPGTRLVLGGYSQGAAIIDIVAAAPVPGFGFTAPLPPEAADHVAAIAVFGNPSSKIGQPLTNSPVYGFKTIDLCTDGDPICSPGRLFSAHSGYTPGMTNQAASFVAGLL; translated from the coding sequence ATGAAGGCAACCCGCATCCTGGCGGCCGGAGCCGCTGTCGTAGCGCTGCTGATCGATCCCCACGCTTCCGGGATGCCGACGGCTTCAGCCGACGGTTGCCCCGACGTCGAGGTGGTGTTCGCTCGAGGCACCAGTGAGCCGCCGGGCCTCGGTCGGGTCGGCGAGGGATTGGTGAACTCACTGCGGGGGCAGACGTCCCGTTCGGTGGGGTCCTATGCGGTCAACTACCCGGCCAGCTATGACTTCGGTCGGGCCGCCGACGGCGCCAACGACGCCAGCGGTCATGTCATGTGGATGGTCGAGAACTGCCCCGGTACCCGCCTGGTCCTCGGCGGCTACTCGCAGGGCGCGGCGATCATCGACATCGTGGCCGCGGCACCGGTGCCCGGTTTCGGTTTCACCGCACCACTACCGCCTGAGGCCGCCGATCACGTCGCGGCGATCGCGGTGTTCGGCAACCCCTCCAGCAAGATCGGGCAACCGCTGACCAACAGTCCGGTCTACGGGTTCAAGACCATCGACCTGTGCACCGACGGCGACCCCATCTGCTCCCCCGGCCGCCTGTTCTCGGCGCACTCCGGCTACACTCCCGGAATGACCAATCAGGCCGCATCGTTCGTCGCCGGCCTGCTGTAG
- the truA gene encoding tRNA pseudouridine(38-40) synthase TruA: MLPKAPTNPDGNAEAVRLRLDIAYDGTEFAGWAVQAGQRTVAGVLDETLTTVFRVPVRVFAAGRTDTGVHATGQVAHLDVPASELHHGYSRTRRDGEPEFLSLTRRLARFLPVDVRVLSIRRTVPEFDARFSALRRHYAYRLSTAPYGVAPQDARYVTAWSRPLDVDAMTEASKNLVGLHDFAAFCRHREGATTIRDLQRLDWVRDGDLVTAHVSADAFCWSMVRSLVGAVLAVGEHRRDAAWCADLLNAQRRSSDFTAAPARGLALVGVDYPPDDQLGARTLITRDLRTR, from the coding sequence ATGCTGCCGAAGGCACCGACGAATCCTGACGGCAACGCCGAAGCCGTTCGGCTTCGGCTCGATATCGCCTACGACGGAACAGAATTCGCCGGATGGGCGGTTCAAGCGGGACAACGCACGGTCGCCGGAGTTCTCGACGAGACTCTGACGACCGTGTTCCGCGTTCCGGTGCGGGTGTTCGCGGCCGGACGAACCGACACCGGCGTGCACGCCACCGGCCAGGTGGCCCACCTGGACGTTCCGGCTTCGGAACTGCACCATGGGTATTCGCGGACGCGTCGTGACGGCGAGCCGGAATTCCTTTCGCTGACAAGGCGATTGGCGCGGTTCTTGCCGGTCGACGTACGGGTGCTGAGCATACGTCGCACGGTGCCGGAATTCGATGCTCGGTTTTCGGCGCTACGCCGGCACTACGCCTACCGACTGTCTACCGCCCCCTACGGGGTGGCGCCGCAGGACGCTCGCTATGTGACCGCGTGGTCGCGACCGCTTGACGTCGACGCGATGACGGAGGCGTCCAAGAACCTGGTGGGCCTGCACGACTTCGCGGCCTTCTGCCGGCACCGCGAGGGCGCGACCACGATTCGCGACCTGCAGCGCCTGGACTGGGTGCGTGACGGTGACCTGGTGACCGCGCACGTCAGTGCCGACGCGTTCTGCTGGTCGATGGTGCGCTCCCTGGTGGGTGCGGTGCTGGCGGTCGGTGAGCACCGGCGCGATGCCGCGTGGTGCGCTGACCTGCTGAACGCGCAGCGCCGGTCCAGCGACTTCACCGCCGCGCCGGCACGCGGTCTGGCCCTGGTCGGGGTCGACTACCCGCCGGACGATCAATTGGGGGCGCGCACCCTGATCACCCGGGATCTGCGCACGCGCTGA
- the rplQ gene encoding 50S ribosomal protein L17: MPKPTKGPRLGGKSSHQKALLANLATSLFTHGRIKTTEPKARALRPYAEKLITHAKKGTLHNRREVLKKIRDKDVVHSLFAEIAPHFADRNGGYTRIIKVEPRQGDNAPMAVIELVRERTVTSEADRARRAAAKAEKAAPKTEEAEKAAEVEAEDKVEEATEAAEATEAAEATDAAEGTDES; encoded by the coding sequence ATGCCCAAGCCCACTAAGGGTCCCCGCCTCGGCGGAAAGTCCTCGCACCAGAAGGCGCTGCTGGCCAACCTGGCCACGTCGCTGTTCACGCACGGACGGATCAAGACGACCGAGCCGAAGGCGCGGGCACTGCGGCCGTACGCCGAGAAGCTGATCACGCATGCCAAGAAGGGCACGCTGCACAACCGGCGTGAGGTTCTCAAGAAGATCCGTGACAAGGATGTGGTGCACTCGCTGTTCGCCGAGATCGCCCCGCACTTCGCGGACCGCAACGGTGGCTACACCCGCATCATCAAGGTCGAGCCGCGTCAGGGTGACAACGCCCCGATGGCTGTGATCGAGTTGGTTCGCGAGCGGACCGTGACGTCGGAGGCCGACCGCGCCCGTCGCGCCGCGGCCAAGGCGGAGAAGGCTGCCCCCAAGACCGAGGAGGCCGAGAAGGCTGCCGAGGTTGAGGCCGAGGACAAGGTCGAAGAGGCCACCGAGGCCGCTGAGGCCACCGAAGCCGCAGAGGCCACCGATGCTGCCGAAGGCACCGACGAATCCTGA
- a CDS encoding DNA-directed RNA polymerase subunit alpha: MLISQRPTLSEEVVAENRSQFVIEPLEPGFGYTLGNSLRRTLLSSIPGAAVTSIRIDGVLHEFTTVPGVKEDVTDIILNLKGLVVSSEEDEPVTMYLRKQGPGAVTAGDIVPPAGVTVHNPDMHIATLNDKGKLEVELIVERGRGYVPAVQNKVSGAEIGRIPVDSIYSPVLKVTYKVEATRVEQRTDFDKLVLDVETKNSISPRDALASAGKTLVELFGLARELNVEAEGIEIGPSPAEADHIASFALPIDDLDLTVRSYNCLKREGVHTVGELVARTESDLLDIRNFGQKSIDEVKVKLHQLGLSLKDSPASFDPSQVAGYDVATGTWSADAGYDEQDYAETEQL, from the coding sequence ATGCTGATCTCACAGCGCCCGACCCTGTCCGAAGAGGTCGTTGCCGAGAACCGGTCGCAGTTCGTCATCGAGCCCTTGGAGCCCGGTTTCGGCTACACCCTGGGCAACTCGCTTCGGCGCACCCTGCTGTCGTCGATCCCGGGCGCAGCCGTCACCAGCATCCGCATCGACGGCGTGCTGCACGAGTTCACCACCGTCCCCGGGGTGAAGGAAGATGTCACCGACATCATCTTGAACCTCAAGGGCCTGGTGGTCTCGTCCGAGGAGGACGAGCCGGTCACCATGTACCTGCGCAAGCAGGGCCCCGGTGCGGTCACCGCCGGTGACATCGTTCCCCCGGCGGGCGTGACGGTGCACAACCCCGACATGCACATCGCCACTCTGAACGACAAGGGCAAGCTTGAGGTTGAGCTGATCGTCGAGCGTGGCCGCGGCTACGTTCCGGCGGTGCAGAACAAGGTGTCGGGCGCCGAGATCGGCCGGATCCCGGTCGACTCGATCTACTCGCCGGTGCTCAAGGTGACCTACAAGGTCGAGGCCACCCGTGTCGAGCAGCGGACCGACTTCGACAAGCTGGTGCTGGACGTGGAGACCAAGAACTCCATCAGCCCGCGGGACGCGCTGGCCTCGGCCGGTAAGACCCTGGTCGAACTGTTCGGCCTGGCACGCGAACTCAACGTCGAGGCCGAGGGTATCGAGATCGGGCCGTCGCCGGCCGAAGCGGACCACATCGCGTCGTTCGCCCTGCCGATCGACGACCTGGACCTGACCGTGCGGTCCTACAACTGCCTCAAGCGCGAGGGAGTGCACACGGTTGGGGAACTGGTCGCCCGCACCGAGTCCGACCTGCTCGACATCCGCAACTTCGGTCAGAAGTCCATCGACGAGGTCAAGGTCAAGCTGCACCAGCTCGGCCTGTCGCTCAAGGACAGCCCGGCCAGCTTCGACCCGTCGCAGGTGGCCGGCTACGACGTCGCCACCGGCACCTGGTCGGCTGACGCCGGTTATGACGAGCAGGACTACGCCGAAACCGAGCAGCTTTAA
- the rpsD gene encoding 30S ribosomal protein S4, whose translation MARYTGPATRKSRRLGVDLIGGDQAFEKRPYPPGQHGRARIKESEYRLQLQEKQKARFTYGVMEKQFRRYYEEAVRRGGKTGEELLRILESRLDNVVYRAGLARTRRMARQLVSHGHFTVNGVKVDVPSYQVSQYDIIDVKDKSINTVPFQIARETSGDRPIPGWLQVVGERQRILVHQLPERAQIVVPLTEQLIVEFYSK comes from the coding sequence ATGGCTCGTTATACCGGACCCGCCACCCGCAAGTCCCGCCGTCTGGGCGTCGACCTGATCGGTGGCGACCAGGCATTCGAGAAGCGGCCCTACCCGCCCGGCCAGCACGGCCGCGCGCGGATCAAGGAAAGCGAATACCGCCTGCAGCTGCAGGAGAAGCAGAAGGCTCGCTTCACCTACGGCGTGATGGAGAAGCAGTTCCGTCGCTACTACGAGGAAGCCGTCCGTCGTGGCGGCAAGACCGGCGAGGAACTGCTGCGCATCCTGGAGAGCCGGCTGGACAACGTGGTTTACCGCGCCGGTCTGGCCCGCACCCGTCGGATGGCTCGCCAGCTGGTCAGCCACGGCCACTTCACCGTCAACGGTGTGAAGGTCGACGTGCCCAGCTACCAGGTCTCGCAGTACGACATCATCGACGTCAAGGACAAGTCGATCAACACGGTGCCGTTCCAGATCGCGCGGGAGACCTCGGGCGACCGCCCGATCCCGGGCTGGCTGCAGGTGGTCGGGGAGCGGCAGCGCATCCTGGTCCACCAGTTGCCCGAGCGTGCGCAGATCGTTGTCCCGCTCACCGAGCAGCTGATCGTCGAGTTCTACTCGAAGTAG
- the rpsK gene encoding 30S ribosomal protein S11, which yields MPPKKATGPKKGQKTRRREKKNIPHGAAHIKSTFNNTIVTITDPQGNVIAWASSGHVGFKGSRKSTPFAAQLAAENAARKAQEHGVKKVDVFVKGPGSGRETAIRSLQAAGLEVGAISDVTPQPHNGCRPPKRRRV from the coding sequence ATGCCACCGAAGAAAGCGACCGGGCCCAAGAAGGGTCAGAAGACCCGGCGGCGGGAAAAGAAGAACATCCCGCATGGTGCCGCTCACATCAAGAGCACCTTCAACAACACGATCGTGACGATCACCGACCCGCAGGGCAACGTGATCGCGTGGGCGTCGTCGGGACACGTGGGCTTCAAGGGCTCGCGTAAGTCGACTCCGTTCGCCGCGCAGTTGGCCGCCGAGAATGCGGCCCGCAAGGCGCAGGAGCACGGCGTGAAGAAGGTCGACGTATTCGTCAAGGGCCCGGGTTCGGGCCGCGAGACCGCGATCCGTTCGCTGCAGGCCGCGGGCCTGGAGGTCGGTGCTATTTCTGACGTCACGCCGCAGCCGCACAACGGTTGCCGTCCGCCCAAGCGGCGCCGGGTCTAG
- the rpsM gene encoding 30S ribosomal protein S13: MARLVGVDLPRDKRMEIALTYIYGIGRTRSNEILAATGIDKDQRSKDLTDDQLTQLRDYIERNLKVEGDLRREVQADIRRKIEIGCYQGLRHRRGLPVRGQRTKTNARTRKGPKRTIAGKKKAR; this comes from the coding sequence ATGGCTCGACTTGTAGGCGTCGACCTGCCGCGCGATAAGCGCATGGAGATCGCGCTGACCTATATCTACGGCATCGGCCGTACTCGTTCCAACGAAATCCTGGCTGCGACCGGTATCGACAAGGACCAGCGCAGCAAGGACCTGACCGACGACCAGCTCACCCAGTTGCGTGACTACATCGAGCGCAACCTGAAGGTTGAGGGCGACTTGCGCCGCGAGGTGCAGGCTGACATCCGTCGAAAGATCGAGATCGGCTGCTACCAGGGCCTGCGGCACCGTCGCGGTCTGCCGGTGCGCGGCCAGCGGACCAAGACCAACGCGCGCACCCGCAAGGGACCCAAGCGCACCATCGCCGGTAAGAAGAAGGCCAGGTAA
- the rpmJ gene encoding 50S ribosomal protein L36, whose protein sequence is MKVNPSVKPICDKCRVIRRHGRVMVICADPRHKQRQG, encoded by the coding sequence GTGAAGGTGAACCCCAGCGTCAAGCCGATCTGCGACAAATGCAGGGTGATTCGTCGGCACGGCCGGGTCATGGTGATCTGCGCGGACCCGCGCCACAAGCAGCGTCAGGGCTAG
- the infA gene encoding translation initiation factor IF-1, with protein sequence MAKKDGAIEVEGRVVEPLPNAMFRIELENGHKVLAHISGKMRQHYIRILPEDRVVVELSPYDLSRGRIVYRYK encoded by the coding sequence ATGGCCAAAAAAGACGGTGCAATCGAGGTCGAGGGTCGAGTGGTCGAACCCCTGCCCAATGCGATGTTTCGCATTGAGCTGGAGAACGGTCACAAGGTGCTCGCCCACATCAGCGGCAAGATGCGGCAGCACTACATCCGTATCCTGCCGGAAGACCGGGTGGTTGTGGAGCTGTCGCCCTATGACCTTTCCCGCGGACGCATCGTCTACCGGTACAAGTAG
- a CDS encoding flotillin family protein, whose protein sequence is MSLVLIVTVSILAALLLLVVLPMIYVQNYIKVPPNEVAVFTGRGQPKVVRGGARFRMPGIERVDIMSLEPFNVSINLQNALSNNGVPVNVEAVGLVRIGSADDAVQTAVQRFLTSDLDDLQRQINDILAGSLRGITATMTVEDLNSNRDTLARSVVEEAGTDLSRIGMEVDVLKIAGISDRNGYLESLGQRRIAEVKRDATVGTAEAERDAQIQSAKARQAGSVAQAEADTAIATANQRRDVELARLRAQTEAENAQADQAGPLAHARAEKDVGIAVEQAEAARVQARIEVEQRRAEQAQAALQADVIAPAEAQRQADVARAEGQRQAAILAAQAQAEAARQAGQAQADARKAAAEALRVERQAEADGAKAKLLAEAEGKKEIAHALNSYSAEAARMLLLPDVLASVVQATQAAAAPLSDIERLSIIGGAGDAQDAISGLLGISPLGIAKVLETLKASGVDVAAMLRPRSAEPPPVADTGPLPTE, encoded by the coding sequence GTGTCGCTTGTCTTGATCGTGACCGTCAGCATCCTGGCAGCGCTGCTGCTGCTGGTCGTGTTGCCGATGATCTACGTCCAGAACTACATCAAGGTCCCGCCCAATGAGGTCGCGGTGTTCACCGGTCGCGGTCAGCCGAAGGTGGTACGCGGTGGAGCCAGGTTCCGGATGCCGGGCATCGAACGGGTCGACATCATGAGCCTCGAGCCGTTCAACGTCAGCATCAACCTGCAGAACGCGCTGTCCAACAACGGGGTACCGGTCAACGTCGAGGCCGTCGGGTTGGTGCGGATCGGTTCGGCCGACGATGCCGTGCAGACGGCGGTGCAGCGCTTCCTGACCTCCGACCTCGATGATCTGCAGCGCCAGATCAACGACATCCTCGCCGGCAGCCTGCGTGGCATCACCGCGACAATGACCGTCGAGGACCTCAACTCCAACCGCGACACCCTAGCCCGCAGCGTGGTCGAGGAGGCCGGCACCGACCTGTCCCGCATCGGCATGGAAGTCGACGTTCTCAAGATCGCCGGTATCTCCGACCGCAACGGCTATCTCGAGTCGCTGGGTCAGCGTCGTATCGCCGAGGTGAAACGGGACGCCACGGTCGGCACCGCCGAAGCCGAGCGGGACGCGCAGATCCAGTCGGCGAAGGCCCGTCAGGCGGGTTCGGTCGCCCAGGCCGAAGCCGATACCGCGATCGCGACCGCCAATCAGAGGCGCGACGTCGAACTGGCTCGGCTGCGCGCTCAGACCGAGGCCGAGAACGCGCAAGCCGACCAGGCCGGTCCGCTGGCGCACGCCCGCGCCGAGAAGGACGTCGGCATCGCGGTCGAGCAGGCCGAGGCCGCCCGGGTTCAGGCCCGCATCGAGGTGGAGCAGCGGCGCGCCGAGCAGGCCCAGGCCGCCCTACAGGCGGACGTGATCGCCCCCGCCGAGGCGCAGCGCCAAGCCGACGTGGCCCGCGCCGAGGGACAACGGCAGGCAGCAATCCTGGCGGCGCAGGCCCAGGCGGAGGCGGCCCGCCAGGCCGGCCAGGCCCAAGCCGATGCGCGTAAGGCGGCCGCCGAAGCGCTGCGGGTGGAACGTCAGGCCGAGGCCGACGGCGCCAAAGCCAAACTGCTCGCCGAAGCCGAGGGCAAGAAGGAGATCGCCCACGCGCTGAACAGCTACAGCGCGGAAGCGGCCCGAATGCTGCTGCTGCCCGACGTGCTGGCCTCGGTGGTGCAGGCCACCCAGGCGGCCGCCGCGCCGCTGTCGGACATCGAGCGACTGTCGATCATCGGCGGTGCCGGCGACGCCCAGGATGCGATCAGCGGTCTGCTGGGTATCAGTCCCCTGGGCATCGCCAAGGTGCTGGAGACCCTCAAGGCGTCGGGAGTGGACGTGGCGGCCATGCTGCGCCCGCGTTCTGCCGAGCCACCGCCGGTCGCCGACACCGGTCCGTTGCCCACCGAGTGA
- a CDS encoding LLM class F420-dependent oxidoreductase: MSDTFALKPELGRYAAWTFGSPTPEQAAEIERLGYGAIWVGGSPAADLAFVEPLLAATSSLQVATGIVNVWSAPAHQVAESYHRIEAAYPDRFVLGIGVGHPEATAEYRSPYAALTDYLDVLDEAGVPTSRRVLAALGPKVLKLAAERSAGAHPYLTTPEHTASARELVGPSVYLAPEHKVVLSTDAAAARDTGREAVGFYLRLSNYVNNWHRLGFDDNDVHAPGSDRLIDAVVAHGTADQIAARLDEHLQAGADQVTIQVLGGWKNILPTLTALAGPLGLTPRD, translated from the coding sequence ATGTCGGACACGTTCGCACTCAAGCCCGAGCTGGGCCGCTACGCGGCCTGGACATTCGGATCCCCCACCCCAGAGCAGGCTGCCGAGATCGAACGTCTGGGGTACGGCGCGATCTGGGTGGGCGGCTCCCCCGCCGCAGATCTTGCGTTTGTCGAACCGCTGCTCGCGGCCACGTCGTCCCTGCAGGTGGCCACCGGGATCGTCAACGTCTGGTCGGCCCCGGCCCACCAGGTCGCCGAGTCCTACCACCGCATCGAAGCGGCCTACCCGGACCGGTTCGTGCTCGGCATCGGTGTTGGCCACCCCGAGGCCACCGCCGAGTACCGCAGCCCGTATGCCGCCCTGACCGACTACCTGGACGTGCTCGATGAGGCCGGCGTGCCGACCAGCCGCCGGGTGCTGGCGGCGCTGGGCCCCAAGGTGCTGAAGTTGGCGGCGGAGCGCAGCGCCGGTGCGCACCCGTACTTGACCACCCCGGAGCACACCGCGAGCGCCCGCGAGCTGGTCGGACCGTCGGTGTACCTGGCGCCCGAGCACAAAGTGGTGCTCTCGACGGACGCCGCCGCGGCGCGTGACACCGGGCGCGAGGCGGTCGGTTTCTACCTGCGGCTGTCCAACTACGTCAACAACTGGCACCGGCTGGGCTTTGACGACAATGACGTCCACGCGCCCGGCAGCGATCGGTTGATCGATGCGGTCGTGGCCCACGGCACCGCCGATCAGATCGCCGCCCGGTTGGACGAACACCTCCAGGCCGGCGCGGACCAGGTGACGATCCAGGTACTGGGCGGCTGGAAGAACATTCTGCCGACGCTGACGGCGCTGGCCGGTCCGTTGGGGCTCACCCCGCGCGACTGA